The following proteins are co-located in the Enoplosus armatus isolate fEnoArm2 chromosome 10, fEnoArm2.hap1, whole genome shotgun sequence genome:
- the qdpra gene encoding quinoid dihydropteridine reductase a isoform X1 — MAANRVIVYGGRGALGSKCVQHFKSKGWWVASIDMAANEEANENVLVKMSESFTEQAGQVTTDVAQLLGEQKVDAILCVAGGWAGGSCSSKDLYKNTDLMWKQSVWTSTISSHLATLHLKPGGLLTLAGAKAALSGTGGMVGYGMAKAAVHQLCQSLAAKNSGMPSGAAAVAILPVTLDTPMNRKFMPDADFSSWTSLEYIAEMFFNWTTGVNRPATGSLMQLLTSGGETQAVAAQ; from the exons ATGGCTGCCAACCGGGTGATCGTGTACGGCGGAAGAGGCGCCCTGGGCTCAAAGTGTGTCCAACATTTCAAATCTAAAGGATGG TGGGTCGCCAGCATCGACATGGCTGCAAACGAGGAGGCAAACGAGAACGTGTTAGTGAAGATGAGTGAATCTTTCACCGAGCAGGCGGGACAG GTGACGACAGATGTGGCTCAGTTGCTAGGGGAACAGAAAGTGGATGCCATCTTGTGTGTGGCAGGAGGATGGGCGGGAGGAAGCTGTAGCTCCAAAG AtttatacaaaaacacagatctgatgtGGAAACAGAGTGTGTGGACCTCCACTATCTCCAGCCACCTCGCCACTCTGCACCTAAAACCAGGTGGACTCTTGACTTTGGCCGGAGCCAAAGCAGCCCTGTCAGGCACCGGAG GCATGGTGGGCTATGGGATGGCCAAAGCTGCCGTCCACCAGCTGTGTCAGAGTCTTGCAGCAAAAAACAGTGGGATGCCgtcaggagctgctgctgtggcgATACTACC GGTTACCTTGGATACGCCAATGAACAGGAAGTTCATGCCTGATGCGGATTTCAGTTCCTGGACCTCGCTGGAGTACATCGCAGA AATGTTCTTCAACTGGACCACAGGGGTGAACCGGCCGGCTACAGGAAGCCTGATGCAGCTACTGACCTCCGGAGGAGAAACCCAGGCTGTGGCCGCGCAgtag
- the qdpra gene encoding quinoid dihydropteridine reductase a isoform X2 yields the protein MAANRVIVYGGRGALGSKCVQHFKSKGWVTTDVAQLLGEQKVDAILCVAGGWAGGSCSSKDLYKNTDLMWKQSVWTSTISSHLATLHLKPGGLLTLAGAKAALSGTGGMVGYGMAKAAVHQLCQSLAAKNSGMPSGAAAVAILPVTLDTPMNRKFMPDADFSSWTSLEYIAEMFFNWTTGVNRPATGSLMQLLTSGGETQAVAAQ from the exons ATGGCTGCCAACCGGGTGATCGTGTACGGCGGAAGAGGCGCCCTGGGCTCAAAGTGTGTCCAACATTTCAAATCTAAAGGATGG GTGACGACAGATGTGGCTCAGTTGCTAGGGGAACAGAAAGTGGATGCCATCTTGTGTGTGGCAGGAGGATGGGCGGGAGGAAGCTGTAGCTCCAAAG AtttatacaaaaacacagatctgatgtGGAAACAGAGTGTGTGGACCTCCACTATCTCCAGCCACCTCGCCACTCTGCACCTAAAACCAGGTGGACTCTTGACTTTGGCCGGAGCCAAAGCAGCCCTGTCAGGCACCGGAG GCATGGTGGGCTATGGGATGGCCAAAGCTGCCGTCCACCAGCTGTGTCAGAGTCTTGCAGCAAAAAACAGTGGGATGCCgtcaggagctgctgctgtggcgATACTACC GGTTACCTTGGATACGCCAATGAACAGGAAGTTCATGCCTGATGCGGATTTCAGTTCCTGGACCTCGCTGGAGTACATCGCAGA AATGTTCTTCAACTGGACCACAGGGGTGAACCGGCCGGCTACAGGAAGCCTGATGCAGCTACTGACCTCCGGAGGAGAAACCCAGGCTGTGGCCGCGCAgtag